The DNA region CCGATGAGGTGCGGGCGTCGCTCGAGGCGCAGATCCCGCATCCGTCACGGATGGGAACCCCGGCCGAGTACGCCGCGCTCGCCCGGCACATCGTGGAGAACCCGATGCTGAACGGTGAGACGATCAGGCTGGACGGCGCCATCAGGATGCAGCCGAAGTAGGCGATCCCGGCGCGCTGCCGTCAGCGCTGCGCCGACAACCGCGGGTGGTGCACCCTGTAGGCATTCAGGAAGCCGTCGATGACGTCCCAGGTGGCGATGAGGACCAGACCGGCCACCACGATGATGCTCGTGATCTGCCAGGCCTCGGCGAAGTTCTCGTCGGTCTGCCGGGCGGCGGCGTCGACGAACGCCGGGTTGAGCAGCCTTCCCTCGACCCAGAGCCAGACGGCCGGAACTGTGAAGGCCAGGTTGAGCGCGATGTTGACCGCCGCGAGGGGATAGCTCCAGCCGCGGAAGTAGACGGCGAAGGCGAAGCCGATCTCGGCAAGCGTCACGGCGATGAACCAGGGAATCCAGAACGTCCAGAGTTCCTGGTTCAGCACGGGCAGGGAATCGCCGGAACCGGCGAGATAGGGATTGAACTGCTGCCACACCAGGGCGACGATGAGGAGCACGAGGAACGCGACGCTGGCGACGAGTTGGCCGAGAGCCGAGCGCTGCGTCGGCGACGGCACCTCGGGCAGCTGGTCGGGGGACCACACCACCATCGGAGCGCCCTTCGCGCTGCGGTCCATGATCACGAAGACGACGGTGGTCCAGAATCCGATGTTGACGGTCACCTGGATGGCACCCCCGATCATCGATCCGATGATGCCGCCCGCTGGGGCACCGGCGACGAACTGACCGATACCGATACCGACGGCGGCGATGGGGACCACGATGGCGAGGAGCAGCTTCAGCAGCCGCAGCCAGAGCAGGTAGTACTCGGGGCCGATGAGGGTGAGAGGGCGATCGGCGTAGCGAGCGGCCAGGGCGAGCGGGTCGCCGAGTTCGACGATGGCGTCGCGCTCGGGTGAGGTCGAGCCGGCCTCGAGCCGGGCGTCGACGGCGTCGGCCACGAGCCCGCGCACCTCCTGCTCGAGCTCGGGGCGCTGCTTCTCGGGTGCCGTGCGGACGACGGCCCAGACGTAGCGATCGGTGAGAGTGGTCATGAGTCTTCTCCTCGGATGAGACGGCGGAGGGAGTCGTCGATACGACCCCAGTCCTCGGTGAGAGCTGATGCCATCTGCTCGCCCTCCGCGCTCGTTCTGTAGAACTTGCGGGGGCGGGATTCATCGGTGTTCCAGGCACTGGTGAGCAGTCCCTGCTTCTCCAGGCGTCGGAGCAACGGATAGAGGGTGTTGGCATCGACGCTGAAACCGAGGGTGTCGAGCGTCTCGAGCAGCGCGTAGCCGTAGTCGGGGGTGCGCAGCCGCAGCAGG from Leifsonia sp. Root1293 includes:
- a CDS encoding PadR family transcriptional regulator is translated as MGEDDLITGHLQELRRGTVVLACLLRLRTPDYGYALLETLDTLGFSVDANTLYPLLRRLEKQGLLTSAWNTDESRPRKFYRTSAEGEQMASALTEDWGRIDDSLRRLIRGEDS